A DNA window from Theobroma cacao cultivar B97-61/B2 chromosome 5, Criollo_cocoa_genome_V2, whole genome shotgun sequence contains the following coding sequences:
- the LOC18597833 gene encoding uncharacterized protein LOC18597833, which produces MKRMDIFCASQASTAICLSMDQASSSCSSESAIQLGGRAIDRHNPIIRDAKRFTRTLPSNPCTSQPPPINPLPYHQLRKNEKRSSSSKPNDHTKKSSAASAKSKDHKKKSSTKSSSLKPTDHIVSRKSTSDIKDADSGRKSFAKEVDFVTPPGSSRYLLGDSAFFDGISDYDPVWALVPPETKKIQAIKQDQSIVSKPSSSSRSEKPSADQVVVLRVSLHCKGCEGKVRKHLSRMEGVTSFSIDFAAKKVTIVGDVTPLGVLASVSKVKSAQFWTSSMSASSASTALASGNLATKK; this is translated from the exons atgaaaCGAATGGATATCTTCTGTGCATCCCAAGCTTCAACAGCCATATGTTTGAGCATGGATCAAGCCTCATCCTCTTGCTCCTCAGAATCCGCCATTCAGCTTGGTGGCCGAGCAATCGACCGCCACAACCCCATCATTCGAGACGCCAAGAGATTCACCAGAACTCTGCCTTCCAACCCTTGTACATCTCAGCCCCCGCCAATCAATCCTTTGCCTTACCATCAGCTTAGGAAGAACGAGAAAAGGTCTTCATCAAGCAAGCCAAATGATCATACAAAGAAGAGTTCTGCAGCTTCAGCTAAGTCCAAGGATCATAAGAAGAAGAGCTCGACTAAGAGCAGTTCATTGAAGCCAACTGATCATATCGTTAGCAGGAAAAGCACTTCTGACATAAAAGATGCAGATTCTGGTAGGAAGAGCTTTGCCAAGGAGGTCGATTTTGTCACCCCGCCTGGCTCCTCTAGGTACCTCTTGGGTGACTCTGCGTTTTTCGATGGAATATCGGATTATGATCCAGTTTGGGCATTGGTTCCTCCCGAAACAAAGAAGATTCAAGCTATAAAGCAAGATCAATCCATTGTTTCGAAACCCTCTTCTTCCTCTCGCTCAGAGAAGCCTTCTGCAGACCAG GTTGTGGTTTTAAGGGTGTCACTGCACTGCAAAGGCTGTGAAGGAAAAGTGAGGAAACATCTATCTAGAATGGAAG GAGTGACATCCTTCAGCATCGACTTCGCAGCAAAGAAGGTGACAATTGTTGGAGATGTAACACCATTAGGGGTCCTGGCAAGTGTGTCAAAGGTGAAGAGTGCACAATTTTGGACATCTTCCATGTCTGCTTCATCTGCATCAACAGCTCTTGCCTCAGGCAATTTAGCAACCAAGAAATAA
- the LOC18597830 gene encoding uncharacterized protein LOC18597830, translated as METFWQRRPEVADRSCTELLPSTAPASLRGNRQLQQQRKFSKLASDSSSCGTDSTDEDQLTFELSWRSSKQSTGTPMKKLLAQEMSKENESRRRQPSVIARLMGLDGLPPQQPGHKQQKRTESKEKVQKGGSFYSRRSSRKSSKEEQEFKDVFEVLDASKVETGSYSSQGTANSKLSDAEVAFVQQKFMEAKRLSTDEKLQDSEEFNDALEVLDSNTDLLLKFLQQPDSLFTKHLHDLQGAHDLQGAQPQSRCGRISAMKSSHTLTNENGHLGRRAGRETQCKHCSKSPQGHREDLLSHSCGRYAAHNLLKSPKVQLEEKQEPAVAPTRIVVLKPNLGKSLNSMRTASSPCSSHHFPSDCTGQSEILGIENREAEIWGKKKVHQDVGFSRHNSRESREMAKEITRRMKNSFSNGSMKFSTSRFRGYAGDESSCDVSGSESANDSDVTTVSYRDNIGRNKKHRRSSSRSSESSVSREAKKRLSERWKLTHGSQELLMVSRGSTLGEMLAISDREVRPANSSGIVGEEGCSEFGNDVRRAVWKEPLGISSRDGWKNECLGNLSRSRSVPASSTDFGSPRINTRHESLRRDKYVIPKEGFKWDRNKAVKGNFSPWVAPLPSNQRSCTKKSQFLSTCSSNNENSDTSPEFHITPYQVKQTLEGHDQPEQSPMVSGASSTSVDASSVLENAVDVNDQNKVVLSEPSQMELSASASMNGDCSTGDLDNLESQESSDGPSKQATLHCPVSELESRASSKEADQPSPVSVIEAPFTDDLSSGSECFESISADLHGLRMQLQLLKLESEAYEEGTMLISSDDDVDEVSVGFAEDKGMPRAEENWESEYIVDVLVNSGINGADLDTFLATWHSPECPVNPSVFEELEKKYCNLNSWSRAERRLMFDRINSKLLETYQQFIDQHPWVKSARKIIPKWNIGELEDSLRKSLVSQNKKLHMDAEEMVLAGESQWLYLREDIDVIGGEMERLLVDELVAEVSGRG; from the exons ATGGAGACGTTTTGGCAACGGAGGCCTGAGGTTGCTGATCGGAGCTGCACTGAGTTACTTCCTTCAACTGCCCCTGCTTCCCTCCGAG GAAACAGGCAGCTTCAACAACAGAGAAAGTTTTCAAAATTGGCATCTGATTCTAGTTCCTGCGGTACTGATTCTACAGACGAAGATCAG TTAACATTTGAGTTGAGTTGGAGATCTTCAAAACAATCAACCGGGACCCCAATGAAGAAGTTGTTAGCGCAAGAGATGTCCAAAGAAAATGAATCTAGAAGACGACAACCAAGTGTTATTGCAAGGTTGATGGGGCTTGATGGGCTGCCACCTCAGCAGCCTGGGCACAAGCAGCAGAAAAGAACTGAGAGTAAAGAGAAAGTTCAAAAGGGTGGCTCATTTTATAGTCGACGATCTTCTAGGAAAAGCTCAAAGGAGGAGCAGGAATTTAAAGATGTTTTTGAAGTTTTAGATGCATCTAAAGTGGAGACTGGTAGTTACTCTTCTCAGGGGACTGCAAATTCAAAGCTTTCTGATGCTGAGGTGGCCTTTGTTCAGCAGAAGTTTATGGAGGCTAAACGTCTTTCAACGGATGAAAAGCTTCAGGATTCTGAGGAATTCAATGATGCCCTTGAGGTGTTAGACTCCAACACTGATCTTCTGCTGAAATTCCTTCAGCAACCGGATTCATTATTCACAAAGCATTTGCATGATCTGCAAGGTGCGCATGATCTGCAAGGTGCTCAACCCCAATCCCGCTGTGGTCGTATATCAGCTATGAAGTCCTCACACACTCTGACCAATGAAAATGGTCACTTAGGCCGAAGAGCAGGGAGAGAAACTCAATGTAAACACTGCAGCAAATCTCCTCAGGGGCATCGAGAAGATCTTTTGAGCCACTCTTGTGGGAGATATGCTGCTCACAATCTCCTCAAGTCACCTAAGGTTCAATTAGAGGAGAAACAGGAGCCAGCTGTTGCGCCCACAAGAATTGTTGTCTTGAAACCAAATCTTGGGAAGTCACTGAACTCTATGAGAACTGCTTCATCACCTTGTTCttctcatcattttccatCCGATTGCACAGGACAGTCAGAAATTTTGGGTATTGAAAATAGGGAGGCAGAAATATGGGGCAAGAAAAAGGTTCACCAAGATGTTGGGTTTTCAAGGCATAACTCTAGAGAGTCTAGGGAAATGGCCAAGGAGATTACTAGGCGAATGAAAAATAGCTTTAGCAACGGttcaatgaaattttcaaCCTCCAGGTTTAGAGGATATGCAGGAGATGAGAGTTCGTGTGATGTATCTGGATCTGAATCTGCAAATGATTCAGATGTAACAACAGTGTCTTATAGAGATAATATTGGCAGGAATAAGAAACATAGGAGGTCATCGTCCCGTTCTAGTGAATCATCAGTTAGTAGGGAGGCCAAGAAGAGACTATCTGAGAGGTGGAAACTAACACACGGGTCTCAAGAGTTGCTTATGGTTAGTAGGGGCAGCACACTGGGTGAGATGCTTGCCATCTCAGATAGGGAAGTGAGGCCAGCAAATTCTAGTGGCATAGTTGGTGAGGAAGGATGCAGTGAGTTTGGTAATGATGTTCGGCGAGCAGTATGGAAAGAACCTTTAGGCATTAGCAGTAGGGATGGTTGGAAGAATGAATGTCTTGGTAATCTTTCAAGATCACGATCTGTTCCTGCTTCTTCTACTGACTTTGGAAGTCCTAGAATAAACACACGCCATGAAAGTCTTCGCAGGGACAAGTATGTGATTCCAAAAGAGGGTTTCAAGTGGGACAGAAACAAGGCAGTAAAAGGCAATTTCAGTCCGTGGGTAGCTCCATTGCCTAGCAACCAAAGATCCTGTACTAAGAAATCTCAATTTCTTAGTACTTGCAGTAGTAACAATGAAAATAGTGACACTTCACCAGAATTTCATATCACGCCATATCAAGTAAAGCAAACTTTAGAAGGGCACGATCAACCTGAACAGAGCCCTATGGTCTCAGGGGCATCTAGTACTTCTGTGGATGCAAGTTCAGTTCTTGAAAATGCAGTGGATGTCAATGATCAGAATAAGGTTGTGCTTTCTGAACCTTCTCAAATGGAATTATCAGCTTCTGCTTCAATGAATGGTGATTGTTCTACTGGTGACCTCGATAATTTGGAATCCCag GAATCATCAGATGGACCATCTAAGCAAGCCACATTGCATTGCCCTGTGTCAGAACTAGAATCTCGAGCAAGCTCGAAGGAGGCAGATCAACCCAGTCCAGTTTCAGTTATAGAGGCTCCTTTTACAGATGATTTATCATCTGGTTCTGAATGCTTTGAGAGTATTAGTGCTGATCTCCATG GGCTTCGGATGCAACTTCAACTATTAAAACTAGAATCTGAGGCATATGAAGAGGGAACTATGCTTATTTCAagtgatgatgatgttgatgaaGTATCTGTTGGGTTTGCTGAGGACAAGGGGATGCCAAGGGCTGAAGAGAATTGGGAGTCTGAATACATAGTTGATGTCTTGGTCAATTCTGGAATTAATGGAGCCGACCTGGATACATTCTTAGCAACATGGCATTCTCCAGAATGTCCGGTGAATCCGTCTGTATTTGAAGAACTCGAGAAAAAATACTGTAATCTAAATTCTTGGTCACGGGCTGAAAGGAGGTTGATGTTCGATAGGATTAATTCAAAGCTACTGGAGACCTATCAGCAATTTATTGACCAACACCCATGGGTGAAATCTGCAAGAAAAATCATTCCGAAGTGGAACATAGGAGAGCTCGAAGATAGCCTGCGCAAGTCTCTGGTaagccaaaacaaaaaactgCACATGGATGCCGAGGAGATGGTGCTTGCAGGGGAATCTCAATGGTTATACTTGAGGGAGGATATTGATGTAATAGGTGGGGAAATGGAACGACTGTTGGTAGATGAACTAGTAGCTGAGGTAAGTGGCAGGGGGTAG
- the LOC18597831 gene encoding uncharacterized protein LOC18597831, giving the protein MEKASQPLQEFGGKEDDEDLLTLSLSTGPKTSAPAPPSSPFVQETHQLIYLPSTPVPLSPPTSFFQQFLSIPQAPPLPPYHNFQTHSPNLNPDHNAAVPQEIASTSRPCRSRRNPFQTPKQGKTETVPAPYPWATTQRATVHSLDYLLSHNITTISGEVKCKKCEKIYKIEYDLQQKFTEVASFISRNKLSMHDRAPSDWMYPTLPSCEFCGSYLKPVLPKKKSINWLFLLLGQMLGCCKLSELKYFCKHTHNHRTGAKDRVLYLAYLGLCKQLDPKGPFDI; this is encoded by the coding sequence ATGGAGAAAGCTTCTCAACCTTTGCAAGAGTTTGGTGGTaaagaagatgatgaagatTTGCTCACTCTGTCGCTCTCAACAGGGCCTAAGACATCAGCGCCAGCACCACCGTCGTCACCCTTCGTGCAAGAAACCCATCAACTCATATATTTGCCCTCGACGCCAGTTCCACTATCACCACCAACTTCGTTTTTCCAGCAGTTTCTCTCAATCCCCCAAGCCCCGCCGCTACCACCTTATCATAACTTCCAAACCCATAGCCCTAACCTTAACCCTGACCACAATGCCGCAGTTCCTCAAGAGATCGCCAGCACTTCACGTCCATGTCGTTCCCGTAGAAACCCTTTTCAAACCCCAAAACAAGGGAAAACTGAAACCGTCCCAGCACCTTACCCATGGGCTACGACTCAACGTGCCACGGTGCATAGCCTCGATTACCTTCTATCCCATAACATAACTACGATCAGTGGTGAAGTCAAATGCAAAAAATGCGAGAAGATTTACAAGATTGAGTATGATTTGCAACAAAAGTTCACGGAGGTTGCATCTTTCATATCGAGGAACAAATTGTCTATGCATGATCGAGCACCGTCTGATTGGATGTACCCGACCCTTCCTAGTTGCGAATTCTGTGGTAGCTATCTGAAGCCTGTTCTTCCAAAGAAAAAGTCCATAAACTGGTTATTCTTGCTCCTGGGACAGATGCTGGGATGCTGTAAACTTTCGGAGTTGAAGTACTTTTGCAAGCATACACATAATCATAGAACCGGTGCTAAGGATCGGGTACTTTATCTCGCTTATCTAGGATTATGCAAGCAATTAGATCCCAAGGGTCCTTTTGATATTTGA